A genomic window from Variovorax paradoxus includes:
- a CDS encoding pyridoxal-phosphate-dependent aminotransferase family protein, with protein MLQLDIHPTGRHFLQIPGPSPVPDRILRAMSLPTIDHRGPEFGTLGLKVLGGIKQIFKTKHPVAIYPASGTGAWEAALANTLSPGDHVLMYETGHFASLWQKMATRLGLSTEFLAWSGTDAQLPNAPSWRRGVQAELIEARLRKDTEKKIKAVCVVHNETSTGVTSDIASVRKAIDAAGHPALLMVDSISGLASADFRHDEWGVDVTISGSQKGLMLPPGISFNALSPRALEAAKSAKLPRAFWAWDEIVEMNKDGYWPYTPNTNLLYGLSESLDMILGEGLDNVFARHQRWAAGVRAAVNAWGLPIQCADPAVYSPVLTGVITPEGIDADALRRLIHQRFDLSLGTGLGKLKGRMFRMGHLGDSNDLTLVAMVAGVEMGMKLSGIKLAGSGVHAAMDHFANHTAPAALQKAA; from the coding sequence ATGCTGCAACTCGACATCCATCCCACCGGCCGCCACTTCCTCCAGATTCCCGGCCCCAGCCCGGTGCCCGACCGCATCCTGCGGGCCATGAGCCTGCCCACCATCGACCACCGCGGGCCCGAGTTCGGCACGCTGGGCCTGAAGGTGCTCGGCGGCATCAAGCAGATCTTCAAGACGAAGCACCCGGTCGCGATCTATCCCGCCTCGGGCACCGGCGCCTGGGAGGCCGCGCTCGCCAACACACTGAGCCCCGGCGACCACGTGTTGATGTACGAGACCGGCCACTTCGCCTCGCTGTGGCAGAAGATGGCCACGCGCCTCGGCCTCTCGACCGAGTTCCTCGCATGGTCGGGCACCGACGCGCAGTTGCCCAACGCGCCCAGCTGGCGCCGCGGTGTGCAGGCCGAGCTCATCGAGGCGCGCCTGCGCAAGGACACCGAAAAGAAGATCAAGGCCGTGTGCGTGGTGCACAACGAAACCTCCACCGGCGTCACCTCCGACATCGCCTCGGTGCGCAAGGCCATCGACGCTGCAGGCCACCCCGCCCTGCTGATGGTCGACAGCATCTCGGGCCTGGCCAGCGCCGATTTCCGTCATGACGAATGGGGCGTGGACGTGACCATCAGTGGCTCGCAGAAGGGCCTGATGCTGCCGCCGGGCATCAGCTTCAACGCGCTTTCGCCGCGAGCGCTCGAGGCCGCAAAGAGCGCGAAGCTGCCGCGCGCCTTCTGGGCCTGGGACGAGATCGTCGAGATGAACAAGGACGGCTACTGGCCCTACACGCCCAACACCAACCTGCTCTACGGCCTTTCTGAATCGCTGGACATGATCCTCGGCGAAGGGCTCGACAACGTGTTCGCGCGCCACCAGCGTTGGGCCGCCGGCGTGCGCGCGGCCGTCAATGCGTGGGGCCTGCCGATCCAGTGCGCCGACCCGGCTGTGTACTCGCCCGTACTCACCGGCGTGATCACGCCCGAAGGCATCGATGCCGACGCGCTGCGCCGCCTGATCCACCAGCGCTTCGATCTTTCGCTGGGCACCGGCCTGGGCAAGCTCAAGGGCCGCATGTTCCGTATGGGCCATCTGGGCGACAGCAACGACCTGACGCTGGTAGCGATGGTCGCTGGCGTCGAGATGGGCATGAAGCTCTCGGGCATCAAGCTGGCCGG
- a CDS encoding GntR family transcriptional regulator, which produces MTADIIEISRLALHDQVAARLRTMLVEGLIAPGAKLNERELCLQLRVSRTPLREAIKLLAAEGLVDLLPNRGAVAVKLTEADVLDTFEVLAMLEGMSGELAAKRITDEELAEVRALHYEMLACFSRRDLSGYYRLNARIHTAINEAAANPVLSNTYRSINARVQSLRFRTNQNETKWKHAVEEHEQMIDALVKRDAAAMRKVLVAHVLRKRDTVLELLRAGEIYPSAKSS; this is translated from the coding sequence ATGACAGCTGACATCATCGAAATTTCCAGACTCGCCCTGCACGACCAGGTGGCCGCGCGCCTGCGCACCATGCTGGTCGAAGGGCTCATCGCGCCCGGCGCCAAGCTCAACGAGCGCGAGCTGTGCCTGCAACTGCGCGTGTCGCGCACGCCGCTGCGCGAAGCCATCAAGCTGCTCGCGGCCGAAGGGCTGGTCGACCTGTTGCCCAACCGCGGCGCGGTGGCGGTGAAGCTCACCGAGGCCGACGTGCTCGACACCTTCGAGGTGCTGGCGATGCTCGAAGGCATGTCGGGCGAGCTGGCCGCCAAGCGCATCACCGACGAAGAGCTGGCCGAAGTGCGCGCGCTGCACTACGAAATGCTGGCCTGCTTCTCGCGGCGCGATCTTTCGGGCTACTACCGCCTGAATGCGCGCATCCACACCGCCATCAACGAGGCGGCGGCGAACCCGGTGCTGTCGAACACCTATCGCTCCATCAACGCCCGCGTGCAGTCGCTGCGCTTTCGCACCAACCAGAACGAGACGAAGTGGAAGCACGCCGTCGAAGAGCACGAACAGATGATCGATGCGCTGGTCAAACGCGACGCTGCGGCCATGCGCAAGGTGCTCGTGGCGCACGTGCTGCGCAAGCGCGACACCGTGCTGGAGCTGCTGCGCGCCGGCGAAATCTATCCCTCGGCCAAGTCGAGCTGA
- a CDS encoding FAD-binding and (Fe-S)-binding domain-containing protein, whose amino-acid sequence MRIDPASHMQPAGTVLPPNDTCELLARRLRSDTQGEVLFDDGSRGRYATDASIYQITPVGAFVPTNESDIATAIDIARDLKVPVLARGGGTSQCGQTTGAALVIDNSKHFRRVLDVNVEEGTATVEPGLVLDHLNAQLKPHGLWYPVDVSTSAQATLGGMAGNNSCGSRSIAYGNMVHNVLGASAWLSSGELVEFGTVGTMGVRAAGIAQFLRGLARQHREQIAEHWPKVMRRVAGYNLDIFDNQSERPYTADGSVNLAHLLIGSEGTLAYTKSLKLKLAPLPRAKVLGIVNFPTFHAAMDAAQHIVKLGPTAVELVDRTMIELSLANPAFKPTVETALIGKPAAILLVEFSGSDKAALLPQLKQLVELMGDLGLPGSVVEMPDDARQKNLWEVRKAGLNIMMSLKGDGKPVSFIEDCAVPLEHLAEYTDALTEVFARHGSRGTWYAHASVGTLHVRPILDMRADGAAKMRSIAEEASALVRKYKGAFSGEHGDGLCRGEWIEWQFGPAINEAFRSIKRKLDPIGLFNPGKIIDPPRMDDGALFRFAPPTAPKPYRRIELKPVLDWSGWNVNADPVTEVTTAPGTGGDSTGGLAKAVEMCNNNGHCRKFDAGTMCPSYRVTRDEQHLTRGRANTLRLALSGQLGPDAFTSEAMHDTMDLCVGCKGCKRDCPTGVDMAKMKIEFLDHYKKRHGHTLKDRLVANLPDYAHKASRMPWLLNLRNSVPGAAWLGEKLLGFSAKRSLPEWRSDTFWRGKANEPGLFVERDVVLSIARRGGKAAVLFVDTFNGTFESENAFAAARVLQAAGYVLHTVEKRGGHHCCGRTFLASGMVDEAKKKAEALIDALVPLARAGVPIVGLEPSCLLTLRDETLVMGFGEKAEMVAKHALLFEEFIAREIKLGRFELALKPAEAPILLHGHCHQKAFGAVSPVMEVLKLIPGAQPELIESSCCGMAGSFGYEASHFEVSMKMAEASLLPAIRAKPGAIVVADGTSCRHQIEDGAQREAVHVAVLLERHLLHADPMPDAG is encoded by the coding sequence ATGCGCATCGATCCCGCCAGCCACATGCAGCCAGCCGGAACCGTTCTTCCGCCCAACGACACCTGCGAGCTGCTCGCGCGCCGCCTTCGCTCCGACACACAGGGCGAGGTGCTGTTCGACGACGGTTCGCGCGGGCGCTACGCCACCGATGCGTCGATCTACCAGATCACGCCCGTCGGCGCCTTCGTGCCGACGAACGAGAGCGACATCGCAACCGCCATCGACATCGCCCGCGACCTGAAGGTGCCGGTGCTCGCGCGCGGAGGCGGCACCAGCCAGTGCGGGCAGACCACCGGCGCGGCGCTGGTGATCGACAACAGCAAGCACTTTCGCCGCGTGCTCGACGTGAACGTGGAAGAGGGCACGGCCACGGTCGAGCCCGGCCTCGTGCTCGACCATCTGAACGCGCAACTCAAGCCGCACGGCCTCTGGTATCCGGTGGACGTGTCGACCAGCGCGCAGGCCACGCTGGGCGGCATGGCGGGCAACAACTCCTGCGGCTCACGCTCCATCGCCTACGGCAACATGGTGCACAACGTGCTGGGTGCGAGTGCATGGTTGTCGAGTGGCGAGCTGGTGGAGTTCGGAACGGTCGGCACGATGGGTGTGCGCGCGGCCGGCATCGCGCAGTTCTTGCGTGGGCTGGCGCGCCAGCACCGCGAGCAGATCGCCGAGCACTGGCCCAAGGTAATGCGCCGCGTGGCGGGCTACAACCTCGACATCTTCGACAACCAGAGCGAGCGCCCGTACACGGCGGACGGCAGCGTGAACCTCGCGCACCTGCTGATCGGCTCTGAAGGCACGCTGGCCTACACGAAGAGCCTGAAGCTCAAGCTCGCGCCGCTGCCGCGCGCCAAGGTGCTGGGCATCGTCAACTTCCCGACCTTCCATGCTGCGATGGATGCGGCGCAGCACATCGTGAAGCTGGGGCCGACGGCGGTGGAGCTGGTCGACCGCACGATGATCGAGCTGAGCCTTGCCAACCCGGCCTTCAAGCCGACGGTCGAGACTGCGTTGATCGGCAAGCCGGCAGCCATCCTGCTGGTGGAGTTTTCCGGTTCCGACAAGGCCGCGCTGTTGCCGCAGCTCAAGCAGCTCGTCGAACTGATGGGTGACCTGGGCCTGCCCGGCAGCGTGGTCGAGATGCCCGACGACGCGCGGCAGAAGAATCTGTGGGAAGTGCGCAAGGCCGGCCTCAACATCATGATGAGCCTGAAGGGCGACGGTAAACCCGTGAGCTTCATCGAAGACTGTGCCGTGCCGCTCGAACATCTGGCCGAATACACCGACGCGCTGACCGAAGTGTTCGCCCGGCATGGCAGCCGCGGCACCTGGTACGCCCACGCATCGGTCGGCACGCTGCACGTGCGGCCGATTCTCGACATGCGCGCGGATGGCGCCGCCAAGATGCGCTCCATTGCCGAAGAGGCGAGCGCGCTGGTGCGCAAGTACAAGGGCGCTTTCAGCGGCGAGCACGGCGACGGCCTGTGCCGCGGCGAGTGGATCGAATGGCAGTTCGGCCCGGCCATCAACGAGGCATTCCGCTCCATCAAGCGCAAGCTCGACCCGATCGGCCTGTTCAACCCCGGCAAGATCATCGACCCGCCGCGCATGGACGATGGCGCGCTGTTCCGCTTCGCGCCGCCGACCGCGCCCAAGCCCTACCGCCGCATCGAGCTCAAGCCCGTGCTCGACTGGTCGGGTTGGAACGTCAACGCCGACCCGGTCACCGAAGTGACGACCGCACCCGGCACCGGCGGCGACAGCACCGGCGGCCTCGCCAAGGCCGTGGAGATGTGCAACAACAACGGCCACTGCAGAAAATTCGATGCCGGCACCATGTGCCCCAGCTACCGCGTGACTCGTGACGAGCAGCACCTGACACGCGGCCGCGCCAATACGCTGCGCCTGGCGCTGTCGGGCCAGTTGGGTCCCGACGCCTTCACCAGTGAGGCCATGCACGACACCATGGACTTGTGCGTCGGCTGCAAGGGCTGCAAGCGCGATTGCCCCACCGGTGTGGACATGGCGAAGATGAAGATCGAGTTTCTCGACCACTACAAGAAGCGCCACGGCCACACGCTGAAAGACAGGCTCGTGGCGAACCTGCCCGACTACGCGCACAAGGCCAGTCGCATGCCGTGGCTGCTGAACCTGCGCAACAGCGTGCCCGGCGCAGCATGGCTCGGTGAGAAGCTGCTGGGCTTTTCGGCCAAGCGCTCGCTGCCCGAATGGCGCAGCGACACCTTCTGGCGCGGCAAGGCCAACGAGCCCGGCCTGTTCGTCGAGCGCGACGTGGTGCTGTCGATTGCGCGGCGCGGTGGCAAGGCGGCGGTGCTGTTCGTCGACACCTTCAACGGCACCTTCGAGAGCGAGAACGCCTTTGCGGCAGCGCGCGTGCTGCAGGCTGCGGGCTATGTGCTGCATACGGTCGAGAAGCGCGGCGGGCACCACTGCTGCGGACGCACCTTCCTGGCGAGCGGCATGGTCGACGAGGCCAAGAAGAAGGCCGAGGCGCTGATCGACGCGCTGGTACCGCTGGCGCGGGCCGGCGTACCCATCGTCGGGCTGGAGCCATCGTGCCTGCTCACGCTGCGCGACGAAACGCTGGTGATGGGTTTCGGCGAAAAGGCCGAGATGGTGGCGAAGCACGCGTTGCTGTTCGAGGAGTTCATTGCGCGCGAAATCAAGCTGGGCCGCTTCGAGCTGGCGCTGAAGCCGGCCGAGGCACCGATCCTGCTGCACGGACACTGCCACCAGAAAGCCTTCGGCGCGGTGAGCCCGGTGATGGAAGTGCTGAAGCTCATTCCGGGCGCGCAGCCCGAACTCATCGAAAGCTCGTGCTGCGGCATGGCCGGCAGCTTCGGCTACGAGGCCAGCCATTTCGAGGTGTCGATGAAGATGGCCGAAGCCAGCCTGCTGCCGGCCATCCGCGCGAAGCCCGGCGCCATCGTGGTGGCCGACGGCACCAGCTGCCGCCACCAGATCGAGGACGGCGCGCAGCGCGAAGCGGTGCATGTGGCGGTGCTGCTGGAGCGGCATCTGCTGCACGCCGACCCGATGCCTGACGCGGGTTGA
- a CDS encoding YbfB/YjiJ family MFS transporter: protein MSTTLTSSAAPAQPTLRLAFALSMGAAVSLGITRFAYALLLPPMRADLGWSYALAGGMNTANAVGYLVGALITPMLMRRFGTTRLLVVGAVLASVFMAGSGFVTDAPALLLQRLLAGVASAWVFVAGGLLAARLGEAGSSRGGLLLGIYYGGTGFGILLSALLVPRVLRAASGVPHGWAWAWWALALASAAATCLLAWAGRAMPDRPAPTAAAASTDPAPPVALHRFGWALAGYALFGMGYIGYMTFVIALLREQGASASFVTLFYSLLGIACVASSRLWAGLLDRYRGGQPQALLNGLLGVATLLPVLSASAPVALVSGVLFGGVFLSVVASTTALVRHNLPPSRWAQGISMFTIIFALGQIVGPTVTGWISDGPGGLARGLVASAMALWLGAVLASRQHSLAQETSS, encoded by the coding sequence ATGTCGACAACGCTCACTTCTTCTGCCGCCCCTGCGCAGCCCACGCTGCGCCTTGCATTCGCGCTGTCGATGGGCGCGGCGGTTTCGCTCGGCATCACCCGCTTTGCATATGCGCTGCTGCTGCCGCCCATGCGTGCTGACCTGGGCTGGAGCTATGCGCTGGCCGGCGGCATGAACACGGCCAACGCAGTCGGCTACCTGGTCGGTGCGCTGATCACGCCGATGCTGATGCGGCGCTTCGGCACGACGCGGCTGCTGGTGGTCGGCGCGGTGCTGGCCAGTGTGTTCATGGCGGGCAGCGGCTTTGTGACCGATGCGCCGGCCTTGCTGCTGCAGCGCCTGCTGGCCGGGGTGGCCAGCGCATGGGTGTTCGTGGCGGGCGGGTTGCTCGCAGCGCGACTCGGCGAGGCGGGGTCTTCGCGCGGCGGACTGCTGCTCGGCATCTACTACGGCGGCACCGGCTTCGGCATCCTGCTGTCCGCGCTGCTCGTGCCGCGGGTGTTGCGTGCAGCATCGGGCGTGCCGCACGGATGGGCCTGGGCGTGGTGGGCGCTGGCGTTGGCGAGTGCAGCGGCCACCTGCCTGCTGGCGTGGGCTGGCCGCGCGATGCCTGACAGGCCGGCGCCAACGGCAGCTGCCGCTTCGACGGACCCTGCGCCGCCGGTCGCACTGCATCGCTTCGGCTGGGCCCTCGCGGGCTATGCCTTGTTCGGCATGGGCTACATCGGCTACATGACTTTCGTGATCGCGCTGCTGCGCGAGCAGGGCGCGAGCGCTTCTTTCGTCACGCTGTTCTATTCCTTGCTGGGCATTGCCTGCGTGGCGTCGTCGCGGCTGTGGGCCGGGCTGCTCGACCGCTACCGCGGCGGGCAGCCGCAGGCGCTGCTGAACGGACTGCTCGGCGTGGCCACGCTGCTGCCGGTGCTGAGCGCGTCGGCGCCGGTGGCGCTGGTTTCAGGCGTGCTGTTCGGCGGGGTGTTCCTGTCGGTGGTGGCTTCGACCACTGCGCTGGTGCGCCACAACCTGCCGCCTTCGCGCTGGGCCCAGGGCATCAGCATGTTCACCATCATTTTTGCGCTGGGGCAGATCGTCGGGCCGACTGTCACCGGCTGGATTTCCGACGGCCCCGGTGGGCTTGCGCGCGGGCTGGTGGCTTCGGCGATGGCCCTCTGGCTCGGCGCTGTGCTGGCGTCGCGCCAGCATTCGCTGGCACAGGAGACTTCGTCATGA